In a genomic window of Sphingomonas lutea:
- a CDS encoding zinc-ribbon domain-containing protein translates to MLLTCPNCGTQYMVKDGAIPPQGRQVRCASCKHSWHQDPEAVEPVAEDGPQEVWPVTPPAEDPPAEQPFAGAPSAEPEPEPEDESLAAATLIEPRSGPEAEERAYEAAMVAEDPATQAPVPTDEAEPAQPAPMPGAPVPEAQPEFAAAATADADPQPAQDWREPPLPEAQDDEFSPFAARDDEFESKRRSPIVKILIVALIVAALAAAFWFLAPAELKARVGLVDAGTSPLALVTTHMDRQKLESGNELLTVTGRVINPTTKEQAVPPLQAQLKSRTGQIVYSWTIAPPARTLPAGASASFNSAEVNVPPGGDELTITLGGPPA, encoded by the coding sequence ATGCTGCTCACCTGCCCGAATTGTGGCACGCAATATATGGTCAAGGACGGCGCCATCCCGCCGCAGGGCCGGCAGGTGCGGTGCGCGTCATGCAAGCATAGCTGGCACCAGGATCCCGAGGCTGTCGAGCCTGTGGCGGAGGACGGCCCGCAAGAGGTTTGGCCGGTGACCCCGCCCGCCGAAGACCCGCCCGCCGAGCAGCCATTCGCCGGAGCACCGTCCGCCGAGCCCGAGCCCGAGCCCGAAGATGAATCACTGGCCGCGGCGACCTTGATCGAGCCGCGCAGCGGACCCGAAGCCGAAGAACGTGCGTATGAAGCGGCGATGGTCGCCGAGGATCCGGCGACGCAGGCGCCGGTGCCGACCGACGAAGCTGAACCGGCACAGCCTGCACCCATGCCGGGCGCGCCAGTGCCCGAAGCGCAGCCCGAATTCGCCGCTGCGGCGACGGCTGATGCCGACCCCCAGCCGGCCCAGGACTGGCGCGAGCCGCCGCTTCCGGAAGCGCAGGACGACGAGTTTAGCCCGTTCGCCGCGCGCGACGACGAATTCGAATCGAAACGGCGCAGTCCGATCGTCAAGATCCTGATCGTGGCATTGATCGTCGCGGCGCTTGCCGCCGCATTCTGGTTCCTCGCCCCGGCCGAGTTGAAAGCGCGCGTCGGCCTGGTCGATGCAGGGACCAGTCCGCTTGCCCTGGTCACCACACACATGGACCGGCAAAAGCTGGAAAGCGGCAACGAATTGCTGACCGTCACCGGGCGCGTGATCAATCCGACAACCAAGGAGCAAGCGGTCCCGCCGCTTCAGGCGCAGCTCAAGAGCCGCACCGGGCAGATCGTCTATAGCTGGACCATTGCCCCACCCGCGCGGACGCTCCCCGCCGGCGCCAGCGCCAGCTTCAACAGTGCCGAGGTCAACGTCCCGCCAGGCGGCGATGAACTCACCATCACGCTCGGCGGTCCGCCAGCCTAA
- a CDS encoding cell division protein FtsX codes for MMLDWLLAPGSERKLLGGERKRGATPWVIAIMSFSIVIVAAAGLTLSNAASQVGTSVANRYSLQVPGGSDALPRLVETIRAAPGVTSVEAVPEAKMRQTLARWLGPAAQSADLPVPALIHFDIAPGAPLAPVEARVRAVAPRASLASQVENLRPLLGSLRTLQWLALGMVLLLTAAGAAAVVLATRSALEAHRSTIDVMHGVGATDLQVTHLFQRKIAIEALAGSLAGAAAAGVVLLILSAGATFVGGMTGGLSLSLLDLALLAILPAVLTIVATWVARRTVLQALREAL; via the coding sequence ATGATGCTCGACTGGCTCCTCGCCCCGGGGTCCGAACGCAAGCTGCTCGGCGGCGAGCGCAAGCGCGGCGCGACCCCCTGGGTGATCGCGATCATGAGCTTTTCGATCGTCATCGTCGCGGCCGCGGGCCTGACCTTGTCGAACGCCGCGAGCCAAGTCGGGACGTCGGTCGCCAACCGCTATTCGCTGCAAGTGCCCGGCGGCAGCGACGCCCTGCCGAGGCTGGTGGAGACGATCCGCGCCGCGCCCGGCGTGACGTCGGTCGAAGCCGTGCCCGAAGCCAAGATGCGCCAGACGCTCGCGCGCTGGCTCGGCCCCGCGGCGCAAAGCGCGGACCTGCCGGTGCCGGCGTTGATCCATTTCGACATCGCGCCCGGTGCACCGCTCGCCCCGGTCGAGGCGCGCGTCCGCGCGGTTGCGCCGCGCGCATCGCTTGCCTCGCAAGTCGAAAATCTGCGGCCATTGCTCGGTTCGCTGCGGACGCTGCAGTGGCTCGCGCTGGGGATGGTGCTGCTGTTGACCGCGGCGGGGGCAGCGGCGGTCGTGCTTGCGACCCGCTCGGCGCTCGAAGCGCACCGCTCCACGATCGACGTCATGCACGGCGTCGGGGCGACCGACCTCCAGGTCACGCACTTGTTCCAGCGCAAGATCGCGATCGAGGCGCTGGCCGGAAGCCTTGCCGGCGCCGCCGCGGCGGGCGTCGTCCTGCTCATCCTGTCGGCGGGGGCGACCTTCGTCGGCGGCATGACCGGCGGCCTCAGCTTGTCGCTGCTCGACCTGGCGCTGCTTGCGATCCTGCCTGCGGTCCTGACGATCGTCGCGACGTGGGTTGCGCGGCGCACGGTCCTTCAAGCATTGCGCGAGGCCTTATGA
- a CDS encoding YdcF family protein, which yields MIARAFSLLLLIYAIGFMAFAFTLGKPAKADARTTDAVVVLTGGSGRLEHAVDVLRDGKAERLLVAGADPSVTKADIARRLGSRARNVRSAIDLGSESVDTRSNAEEAARWLQKNRYDSLRLITSDWHMRRARYEFRRVLGQDFDMITDAVRSEPSFLTLFGEYNKFVLRRVAVWADI from the coding sequence ATGATCGCGCGCGCTTTTTCCCTCCTGCTCCTCATCTACGCGATCGGCTTCATGGCCTTCGCCTTCACGCTGGGCAAGCCGGCCAAGGCGGATGCCCGCACGACCGATGCCGTCGTCGTCCTGACCGGCGGCAGCGGGCGGCTGGAACATGCGGTCGACGTGCTGCGCGACGGCAAGGCCGAACGCCTGCTCGTCGCCGGCGCCGATCCTTCGGTGACCAAGGCCGATATTGCCCGGCGGCTCGGCAGCCGCGCGCGCAACGTGCGTTCCGCGATCGATCTGGGCAGCGAATCGGTCGATACCCGGTCGAACGCGGAGGAAGCCGCGCGCTGGCTGCAGAAGAATCGCTACGATTCGCTGCGGTTGATCACCAGCGACTGGCACATGCGCCGCGCGCGCTACGAATTCCGCCGCGTGCTCGGCCAGGATTTCGACATGATCACCGACGCCGTCCGCTCGGAACCAAGCTTCCTCACCCTGTTCGGCGAATATAACAAGTTCGTCCTTCGGCGGGTCGCGGTCTGGGCCG